A window of Hordeum vulgare subsp. vulgare chromosome 5H, MorexV3_pseudomolecules_assembly, whole genome shotgun sequence genomic DNA:
CTATGAACGTTAAAAGAATTATTTAGTGAAAAAAGTATAGAATCATCGTGGGAGGGAGCTTTAAGACGGTAGACTTAAAACTGATAAATATGTCATGGTatttgagaccatttcaacaatatACTTATGTCTATATATTTTAATTAAGAATTTGTACAACAAGAGGCTAAAATGCCATTAAAATAACTTGTCCTCGCTTTATCAttactatatataggcatcatgtacatTATGTTTGGCACGAATGGAAAATAAAAGCGAAAAAGCAATACCTACGTTATCTagtatttttgtttattttggtTTGTTGTTTTGGTTTATTCGGGTTACTGTTATtcaaaaataagatttcctttgaACCATTGAAGGGAAATAAATTTGTAGGGTATCAGTCCATAAAAATGAATCTGAAGAAAAATAGAATGAGCTTTTGTAAGCAATTAAAAAGGATGGAACCAAAGATGCTATTTTTCTTTCCTGTGTACCTTGGACGAAAGCGCTAACAGCTACTGTTTGCGTGTAGTTACTGTTTGTATACATTACTGTTTATTATTACTATTTACTGATGTTGACATTGCCATGTAACTGGACAGTAGATGGAAAAAACCCAGAAAAAAGGGATAGCTGCCGCTTTAGTATATAATATATAGAAAAATAGAATGAGCAATTCTTTTGTAAGCAATTAAAAAGGATGGGTAAGTTGTTTCATTGCAACGATGCGCTCGAGGCTGAATTACAAGCAATGAAAGAAGGGCTTCAATGGGCGACTACTCACTCTCCATTACCGGTGGTGTTGCAATCTGATAGTGCTGTTGCACTCAAGATGATTACTATTGATACATTTGATAGATCGGCTTATGGTCTTTTAGTTTCAGAGATTAAGAGTTTTCTTTTGGATAGGGAGGTTTCTATTCTTAAAATCAGTAGAGAACAAAATAGAGTTGCCCATTGTTTAGCAAACTTTGATAGAAGTGGAGATAGTACTGCttgttggttgggtagaccaCCTCCATGCATCACCATGTTGGTTGCTGAGGATTGTAACTCTATACAGTTGGAATAAAATCTCCTTGTTCTGCGTAAAAAAATAAAGATGCTATAGTTTTTTTCTCCAGTGTATTTTTCCTTGGACGAAAGCGCTAACAACTATTGTTTGCGTGTAGTTACTGTTTGTATACAATActgtttattttactatatactgATGTTGACATTGCTGTGTAAGATGTCAAAAAAAAAACCCAGAAAAAAGGGATAGCTGTCGCTTTAGTATATAAGTATATATTTGGGACCCATATCGCATAGGCAGCAGAATGATAACGGAGCTCGGACATAATTTTGAGTTTCATCGTGTAACTAATCAAATTTCTATACACAGTACTATAAGGAATACTACAGTATGGTTTTGTTCTTGAGACATGCATGGATCGCATCAAATTACACTGTCTGGAAACATCTGCAAGGCGCACGGCATACACAATCGATCCACCTACTCCATGGCATTGTAGCACGTCATTTACAGATTACAGGTTTTTCCTATCGGAAGCAGCTCCACTAAGGCGTATATGCAACCCATCAAGTCCACCACCTTGTACCTCGTCGCCTCCTCCAGATCGCCGCTCAACTGCACGCCGAGGATCTGCCTGGCGAGGAACAGCGCGGAAgcagccatggcggacggcaggaTCCGCCCAACGAACCCGAAAAACGCCAACGTCAGGTTGACCAGCCGAAGCGCCAGGGATCTCACCAAGAGCTCGTCTTTCTGCTTGAAGAACCTCGTGAAGTGGTCGACGAAAGTGTACACAGTCGGGCCGTCCATGACAAGGCCAAGATCCATGACGAGCTCACACTCCATCTCCTCCACCGCGTGCACGGTGGTCCCGACGAACGCCTCGACGACTTCCGCGTCGAGCCTCCGCCCGCTGGAGGACTGCTCATACTTGGCCCCGAgggagacggcggcggcggccaccaGTTGGAGCGCCTCGTGGTGGGCCGGCACGGGGCGCACGGACAGGACGCGGTCGAGGTAGACGACGGCGCGGCAGAGCGTGCCCTCCGGGAGGCCGCCGAGGTGCCGGGCGAAGGCGTCCATCCAGAGCACGAGCTCGGCGCGCATGGACGGGCTCAAGTGGCCCTGCTGCATCTTGGACATGTAGTCAGGGTCGGGGTGCTCCCTGGGGTCCCTCTCCTTGGCCCGGAGGTCGGCGTCCACGTCGGGCTCGTAGCGATCGGCGCAGTTTCGCCCTAGGTTTTTCCTGGAGCCGACGGCGGGAGAAAAGGGATGAACGGCCGGGACGGCGGCTTGTCCCCGGTCGTAAATCGGCTGGAGCAGCATTGCCACGCAGCTAGGGCTGGACCGCCGGCGACTGGGGAGATGGCAGTCCGTACCGTACGTGCAGGGAGGGGGCCGTACGTGGAAGGTGTGGAACGTCGTCTGTCCGCAGCCGACGACAGAGATGCGGGATTTGGCGATCGCACTGCGCCATCTATTTATCGATGGGATGCTTCATGGCCATGCGTGTGGTCTGACCGGGTTTGACACCCACTACATTTCGGTTTTGGAATTATCGTACCGACTCGGACTTGCATTATTTCTTAATCTTTTTGTCCTGATAAGCTGCATGTTGTTAACGATGGGATGCCGAGTTCTCTCACGCCtcatttggttaagggggattgaggAGGTTTAGAGAAGAAAATCCCCGGAAGGGTCAGAAACCCCACAAATCCTCGAGCGTCCATTTgataggaggggtttgcttagcccaatcccctctgttccccttcaatccttttctatccatgtgtttcaaaaccctcttgaagggactagtggaagcaaagccccggagatttgagaggattgggtggaagaaagagattcacccaatcccctaaaatccctccctctcaaaacctcccaaatccaccttaaccaaacgaggcctcagGGATTGACACTACCCACCCATTAGCCGTTACATTTCGGCTTCGGAATTATGTTACCGACTCGAACTTGCATTATGTTTTCACTTTTGTTTTGGGTGTGTCCAAGACGTTTTTGGATGTGATATAGTTATACACATCTAAATGACTAaattaaacataaaaagaaaaagaaaactacacGAACCTTCATGTAAGATCATTGTATATGACTTAGATGTGTAATACTTATGTCATATTTAGATGCGTGCTTTAACAAAACCGTTGTTCTCATTTAGACTAGTCACAATGGGTGAAGCATAACTTACACTTGTGTGACGCccacgatttaatcgtacgctaaacatacacgcaaatgcgtacgaccaaacccaaggactcacgggaagatatcacaacacaactctagacacacaaaaaataacatcagcttcatattacaagccaggggcctcgagggctagaatacgaaagctcgataaacacacgagtcagcggaagcaacaaatatctgagtacagacataaaacatggggtgccttagagaaggctagcacaaaagatacaacgatcgaacgaggcgaggcctcatgcctgggaacctcctaactactcctgatcatcagcggcctccacgtagtagtaggcaccgtcgaggtagcagtcgtcggcggcggggatctccatctcctgggctccatcatctgatcgcagcaaacggaccaagggaacaaggggggagcaaagcagcggtgagtactcatccaaagtaatcgcaagtcttacatcagaactattctaaaatgcatcagtatcaaagaaggggggttatatgtggactgactgcagcaatgcgagaatagagagagaatgcctagtcctatcgaagactagcatcttcagggtcttgcagcaatagacgagagtagaacaggggggggtaacacattaatagtcatattgttgcagcaataataaagtgaggtcacgcctaaaaatcctccctcgactccctgcgaggaagcaatcccgaggcaaactaatgatccagttaagtaacaattgtagttgtaaaagatcggggcacaactccaagtcgtcctgtaaccgtggacacggctatccgaatagttaattttcatccctgcaggggtgcaccacatgtcccgtcacgcttgataacactctggccggacatacttttctgggtcctgcccggcctcggaatatcgacacgtcgcagccccacctaagactaattagagaggccagcccgccggtctaaaatcctaagcacaaagggttcgtgggcccagttccccttcacgctcctgcacgtggcgtgggcggccaacgtcagtcctagcatcccttaatcacaagcgcgatgcatctcgggaccactcgggcgcgcgccgctacattgctggcatctgaaaagcttcggctgataccgcgacgccgagtacccataattcttcccgcgtagccggttagtgcgaaaaggtctccgaccaacccagatcaaaaacccaaatccattagcattttaattaggccagcaacacagtctcacgggaatccacccgtcttacaactaatcaccgaagatcccagtaacatggtcgagtaactgtgtggttgtaacatcgggggaatccgaggtatcaccctcgttggattccgaacgatgtacccatcaaggtgggcttagaggaatcaccctcgggggtcccacactcgcggggtggcatgaCAGAGACATCatcaggaatggtgaaagaggaatcaccctcgataaccacgaccgactagttatactacagagatatcatcaggagtacttagtgaggtgtcaccctcggtacccggtaGTATCTCAGtagctcgtacaacgaagggggtgaatgtgttgtgtcgggtctggctcgtcgatcagggatcgagatttgaaaacaagcggggcaactgaactacggggtctgaggggatgactgctccacctatactaagcagattaaaggtacaggactgaaagtagcagttcatcaaaaacaggctatgcatcagatataggagctaactacaacagtggcaaaatactaatgcaagcagtaggaagaaagacataggcgatataggaatgatcaagggggggtttgcttgccttgctgctctgtggcaaaggactgatcggcagggtcgtagatgtacccggcagcagcgtcagtctcggggtctaccggtaagaagagggggaagaaacaataaataatagcaccgatgcaacacaaagcatgacatggcaagatgcaggctagacatgagctaacgcagcaacatccatcatagacgggtcagaagaatatctgacgatattttccgggtctcgggctactaccggttatactggaaacgaaggaaaagttccgagtttgctatgctagggacgcgtgccaGATGAATGGactgtgtatccgggttcgtctcgatctgctgatcaactttcatgttgaaaaaatattgatctgacttacggattattttatattaattttcaaagttttattaattatttaggaattaaaaacagatttagctattttaataaaatcctattatgacctcatcgcgatgtcatgctgacatcaacatttgactggtcaactgacctgcgggtcccgaacgtcataggcacaagttttaatatcgattaaatattgatttatcagattaatttaatgagggacccacgtggcattctctgattaggttaattaattattctaattaacagattaacttatatatttatttaactaattcattaactcattaattagttattatatctatttatttatttatttaataaaaacattatttttattatttatattttaatttccattttcttcaaagcgagtgtggggcctccctgtaagtgggtgtggaggtatggccccaccggtaagtgacataggccatattctcgattttttccatagatataaacatgcaaatattgtgttcctccaatatctatatacgcaatacatacataaatacgggtatcaaatacatacatacatacatacggaatacaacatttgttttttctattttctctcaaaactctcatctccctctctgttaacagagagatagagaactctctctgctccaactcaacatagaagaacataaacttcaatccctcctaccggtgtctaccgtcgacggatcgaggtcccgtttgccggaacggaaccggggcggcgaggagaacgacatggtgggaggagcccgaggaggggctcaccgacgttgacgggaggggccggtgaagccggagttcgcgggaaggggcggaggagacggcgtggaggcggacgaggcggtgacggtgacggtgacggcgcggttccggcaaggaggagcccgaggtggccgggacgccgtggccgtggtggtggtggttgccggAGTTGGTGAAGGGGGCCGGCCGATGGTGGGCCGGGGGATGGCTGGCCGAGGTGTGGAGGCTcgggttggggccgagaggggccggccgacgggatggggaggggctcgccggccgggaggatgaggtcgtggggggggggggggaactcgCCGCcgtaggaggaggaggccgtgggggggcgacgggggagctcgccggcgggaggagaggagccgacggggggagaggccgccggcgggaggaccgaggagggaggaggaggagggatcgggcggtggagtggggatccgaggggaggggcgacgggcatcgtgggggagggagagttctcgTGGCGTGGGGGGGGGCAGAGgatcacgagagagagagggagcccCTCGTGGGGAGTTGTCGGTGGGAgggggtggggcccccacgagggggaggctggcggcgctcaggggggagggagtagcgaggggggagggagttacgggagcgAGCCAGGGAGGGCTAGGGTTTGAGCGGGGGGCGATttggggcctggccggttgggcctcttggcccagctgggccagggggtggggggggttgctttttccctttttttctttttttgtttttttgtttctttcattatttattttactatttgatttttctttttaaatactttttttatactttattttattattattatttttaatactttccttttatatatatattcttttaatatttgtaatgaactcataaagtacttttcttttgtttccaaatttttaatccggatagacttgaatcaacgcgggtctgagatgggaattcgatgacgtggcatcattagcggttgatctctgtagcttaattaaaataattactgttgcaaaagtcgaggatgtcacaattctcccctactagcaagaattctcgtcccgagaattaagaggtagagggaaagagcccggggtattcatcacgaagatgatcctcgcgttcccaagtggcttcatcttcagagtgatttgaccactgcaccttaaggaacttggtgaccttgcgacgagtcttacgttcagcttggtcgagaatgcggaccggatgctctttataagagaggtcttgttgtagttcaagcatatcgtgatccactgctcgaatagggtccttgaagcagcgacggagctgagaaacatggaagacatcgtgaacctgagaaaggttcgtcggcagttccaattgataagccactcttccacgcctttcgagaacagtgaaaggaccaatataacgaggagctaatttgcccttgattccgaaacggtgtgcacctctcattggtgtgacacgaagataagccttttcgccaggttgatagaccatatcttgatgatgacggtcatactgactcttctgacgagactgagcagccttcagattctcatgaataatgcggacttgatcttcggcatgttgaataatatccggaccgaagagtgatcgttccccaatttctgaccaattcagaggagttcgacaccttcgcccatacaatacttcgaaaggggccatcttcagactagcttgatagctattgttgtaagagaactcggcatatgggagagattcctcccatttcttaccgaaagaaatgacacaagctcgaagcatgtcctcgagaatttggttgactcattcaacttgtccctgggattgagggtgaaacgcagtgctgaaggacagatgagtccccatagccttctgaaaactttcccaaaattttgaagtgaacaagctgccacggtccgaactgattaccaacggaataccgtgaagtgaaacaactcttgacatataaagatctgccagctgactagcattaatcgtttctttgacggccaggaaatgtgcaactttggacagtcgatcaatgacgacaagaatagcatcgttacctttctgagacctgggaaaaccagtgacgaagtccatttcaacatggtcccatttccactcgggaatagagataggttgcagagttccagcaggcttttggtgttctgctttgatacgccggcatatatgacattctgccacatagcatgcaatgtcttgtttcatattgggccaccagaatctttgtcggatgtcttggtacatcttggtactacccggatgaatagacaatggtgtgtcatgagcttcttccatcaccttcccagtcatcctgagattttccttcttatttgggacgaataggcgacccttgaaatacaaggcgccaccttcatcaacagtgaaaaaggagggtttacccttcgcaatatagctcttaatcctgtcgacatcatcgtcaaagtcttgcagattctttatggagctcacaagatctggttcaaccactaggttactgagggaaccctgattaacaacacgaaggttcatcttttgacaatcttcaggagggggaacaaggtaaccctgaggaacaatgtggaggttcagcttatggaattcctcttgcagacgatcgtgaacctgatgaacctggaggtggttgcagtatgacttgcgacttgaggcatcagccattacattagccttgccaggggtatatgatatactagagtcaaaatctgctatacgctccatccatctttgttgacacaggttcagctccggttgagtgaacaagtacttcagactttgatggtcggtgtagatttcacagagattaccgacaaggtattgtctccattccttcaatgcatgaatgactgcggcaagctcgagatcatgaactgggtagttctcttcatgagcacgcagttgacgtgaagcataagcgatcaccttgcgatcctgcattaggacacaacctattccttgacgagaagcatcacagtatatgacgaaatcccttttcgtatctggaggagcaagtactggagcggacgtcagtttgtccatgagtgcctggaaactttcctggcatttatcagtccattcatacttaacacctttgtgaagcaggttggttaagggcttcgcaatcttggagaagttctcgacaaatcgacggcaatagctggcgagtccgagaaaacttctgacttgcttgacattcttcgggggagtcctgtcaagaatagcttgaattcgttcggggttgaccgcaataccatccttggaaatcacatgaccaaggtaagtcacttcgtctagcgagaactcacatttggaatacttcgcatagagtttatgctcccgaagcttatccagtacaagacgaagatgttcagcatgctcttctttgttcttcgaaaacaccagaatatcatccagatataccacgacaaatttgtcgaggtagtccatgaatatataattcatcaatcgagagaaggttgccggtgcattggttaagccgaaggacatgacggtgtactcgtatgatccatatcgagtaacaaaggcggtctttggaatatcctccttgcgaacacggatctggtggtatcccaatctcaggtcgagcttagagaaaacggtggaaccagcaagttgatcatacaaatcatttatccgagggagaggatatttgttctgaatagtggcatggttgataggacgatagtcttggaccaatcgatttgtcccatccttcttcttaacaaagagagaaggtgctccccaagcagaggaactcggacggatgaaacccagacggagcgagttgtcaatttcttgcttaagttcaaggagttcatgtggtggcattttataaggacgcttggcaataggagtggtaccgggtaccaagtcaatgacaaactcaacagctcgagcagggggaattcccggaagttcttctggaaagacatcttggaattctcggaccactagaatgttttcaatcccttcaagaggcgacgcatttaatgcattcaaagcatacagccgtgcctcagcattacggacgagatgcgcatggtagcttattacttcatctgaagggtgtaggaggtggacggtcttggtggcacaaacgatcgatgccgtatgagctttcaaccagtccatccccaatatgagatcaatgttggatgactttagtaggatggggttggcaaggaattctaatccttcaatttcaactggaacatgggggcaaaccacagaggttcggcattcgccccctggggtgtttaccactatcgggatgtcatctcttcgctcctaatgtcatgcatgtatgcaaaattttccgacataaaggaatgcgatgctcctgtatcaaacaatacagaagcaggtactgagttaacgagaagtgtacccatcacggtagcaggctggtcttgagcttgacccatatcaatgttgttggcctgaccacgaacataaacaggcttagtgttgaagttgcggttctgtttgttgccactgccagttgcgggaagtgccagctgattcggattctgcgtgcagtctctagcacggtgacctggacggccacacttgaagcacaacccgtcctcaggacgggaaggaggaactcgaggcggtggagctgggagcctcggctgcctaactggtggaggaggcaggcgaggtgcagcataggacggcctcggagtaggagcaggtgcatggtacatgttgttgggaatccagatcttccgcttctgtgcagatgagcccgaagatgagcccatgtcacggttgcgcttgctgctatctttgtattcctgcagaccagtctcaacctgaatagccttgttcaccagggtggcgaagtcagcatagtcctgaacgaggagtgtcagcttgatatcagggtggaggccttcacggaacttctcctgcctgcgtgcatcagccgcaatgtcttcttcagcataacgagacaattccagaaattcccgctgataagcatccacagtcttgttgccctggaccaagttgcggaactcacgcttcttccggtccatgattccctggggaatgtatcgagcacggaaagcagccttgaactctgcccaagtgatgatagttccatcgggctgagagcgcctgtgactgtcccaccattgagcagcgggacccttcagaaagtaggcggcaaagttgacatagctcgccaggggcacattggcagactccagctcataggaaatgtcacggagccagtcatcagcatctagaggttgagttgagctgcggtagatcgcagggttgagacggcagaagtcttgcagtgtcacgcgttgtggttggttcatgttcggcctttggaactgatccatgagcccttgcataaactggcggttcagctcaaactgttggatcatccccgccatatactcaggaggcgggggtggtgcatcattggtaggggc
This region includes:
- the LOC123397041 gene encoding putative cyclin-F1-1 encodes the protein MLLQPIYDRGQAAVPAVHPFSPAVGSRKNLGRNCADRYEPDVDADLRAKERDPREHPDPDYMSKMQQGHLSPSMRAELVLWMDAFARHLGGLPEGTLCRAVVYLDRVLSVRPVPAHHEALQLVAAAAVSLGAKYEQSSSGRRLDAEVVEAFVGTTVHAVEEMECELVMDLGLVMDGPTVYTFVDHFTRFFKQKDELLVRSLALRLVNLTLAFFGFVGRILPSAMAASALFLARQILGVQLSGDLEEATRYKVVDLMGCIYALVELLPIGKTCNL